From one Trifolium pratense cultivar HEN17-A07 linkage group LG1, ARS_RC_1.1, whole genome shotgun sequence genomic stretch:
- the LOC123903306 gene encoding sm-like protein LSM5, translating into MANNPSQLLPSELIDRCIGSKIWVIMKGDKELVGTLRGFDVYVNMVLEDVTEYEITAEGRRITKLDQILLNGNNIAILVPGGSPDPE; encoded by the exons ATGGCTAATAATCCATCACAGCTTCTTCCATCAG AACTGATTGACCGCTGTATAGGTTCAAAAATATGGGTGATAATGAAAGGTGACAAGGAGCTTGTTGGTACTCTTAGAGGCTTTGATGTGTATGTCAACATGGTCCTTGAAGATGTTACTGAATA TGAGATCACTGCTGAGGGGAGAAGGATTACTAAGCTTGATCAGATTTTACTCAATGGAAACAACATTGCCATT TTGGTCCCTGGTGGTTCACCTGATCCAGAATGA
- the LOC123890015 gene encoding uncharacterized protein LOC123890015: protein MKRKATTCSSSLILLINMKAAKRIKTTTRRDSVSVYLPDECWGLVFKNLPMDDRDYNSISLVSKQFLSITNRLRSSLTIKSNLTTKQALNLIRRFPKLTSLDFSGRRDLDYILPRLSTFPFRLTSLKLDKISTIPASGLLAFSITSTLNSFTCSHTNFLHSSHMFLVGNCFPELQRIDLSHCKDIYPDSLHLLLKGCRENITHLNLTDCSIFTEDIIMNFQVPKLKVLNLSSSSVDDKTLYVITKSCTGIWKLYLNIVMLSDTRVITVVS, encoded by the coding sequence ATGAAGAGAAAGGCAACAACTTGTTCTTCTTCTCTGATACTCCTCATCAATATGAAAGCAGCGAAGAgaattaaaacaacaacaagaagaGATTCTGTGAGTGTTTACTTACCTGATGAGTGTTGGGGACTTGTATTCAAAAACTTACCCATGGATGATCGCGACTACAACTCTATCTCCCTCGTCTCCAAACAATTTCTCTCCATTACCAACAGACTTCGATCCTCTCTCACTATCAAATCCAATCTAACAACGAAACAAGCTCTCAATCTCATTCGAAGATTCCCCAAACTCACCTCCCTTGACTTCTCCGGCCGTCGCGACCTCGATTACATTCTCCCCCGACTCTCTACTTTCCCATTTAGACTCACATCACTCAAACTCGACAAAATATCCACCATTCCTGCTTCTGGCTTACTAGCTTTCTCTATAACTTCAACTTTAAACTCCTTCACATGTTCCCACACTAATTTTCTCCATTCCTCTCACATGTTCCTCGTTGGCAATTGTTTCCCTGAGTTGCAGCGCATTGATTTGAGTCATTGCAAAGACATATATCCAGACAGTCTCCATCTTCTTTTGAAGGGATGTCGTGAAAATATTACACATTTGAACTTAACTGACTGTTCTATTTTCACTGAAGATATAATCATGAACTTTCAAGTTCCTAAATTGAAGGTTTTGAATTTGTCAAGTTCATCCGTTGACGATAAAACACTCTATGTTATTACAAAGAGTTGTACTGGGATTTGGAAACTCTATCTCAACATTGTCATGCTGTCGGATACAAGGgtgatcactgtcgtttcgtga